The Euwallacea fornicatus isolate EFF26 chromosome 14, ASM4011564v1, whole genome shotgun sequence nucleotide sequence ttagTTCATTAATTCTCCTCATTTCAATAGACACTTCTTTCTCATCCTGTTATTGTCATAATGACAAAACTATTGCGTAATTGAGAATTTGAGGATAATTATTCATATGAGGAACTTGAAGCGAATAATTCCTTTCAcacaattgttttattttatgaatgCAAAATGATTGCCAATATTTTATGTCCACCGTGTATCTTATAAATGCATCAATTTTCGATCCTGTCCATTCGCCTCCAAACCAGGTCAGGCCTATGATGCTGCAGACAATCTCGATCTAATTAgctatttgttattatttcccCAGATTTTTATGCTCCACTAAATTCCTATCAAGAGAACtagcttttaattttttgcacttCACTCCGTATAAGTACTGGATTTGATTAGAGCTGAATACATTTTAGTCCGTGTCACTGCAAGAACATGAAGTTCTTGGCGTTGACTGGTGTTATATTTCTGTTATCGTCCTCATGGGCGAAACCGGAAGGGTCTCATGGATTAATCACCCTGTCGAAAATTTTACGCCAATACATTCATACGCAACCCGACGATGTGAGAATTGGTGACGGTGTGCACATTATCAGTACTAGAAGTGAGAATGATGCCAGGGCCTACAGGGATGATGGCACCCTTTTTGGAGCCATGGAAAGTTATCTGGATAGCCACGAACTTCGGATACGCATGGCCGAACTTATGCCTGGAGAGGGATTCGGACGAGCTTTCAAGACAGCTTTGGATGAAGAAACTAAGGAAAATGAGAGTGAGTACGAACTTTATCTTTCGTTGCTGATAAGCCATGCACTAACGAAGACTCATCTCacttgcaaatttcaatttattaaaagccaaaaggatttttccataaaagtgGAAATCTGAAACAAGTCGTCTCTTAATTGAATCAGGCTGAATCTGATATGACTGAGGATTACACTAGAGATTCATTTTATGCTATAATAGAATTGTAGATTGGTCCGCCTTTTTACAATCATTAGGATTGCAAAATAGATTTTaaacttgtaaaaataaaCTGCTCACAAAATGTGATCTTTCAGGCGGAATTGAtgatatgttttttaaataggtcAAGATATTTCATAGATGCGAATAATTGTATCGaccattaaataataatgagAGTACTCACATGAGTAGTCACCAAATGCAGtgaaattaacataaaaatttggcATAAAATTATTCTTGCTCTGTATTCCgttgagaattttaaaaaattagtattagTCAATTATTCTACAAGAAATATGCTATCAgaataaatttcattcatGAAAATCggacgaaattttcaaattgcaaatatctaCAAGTATTGTCAAAATACGAGCGAACACCCCCTGAAAATATGATTTCCGGGAGTTATGAATAATGACTTAATCAGTTGAGTAAATTCTACGAAGTTGGGCACCTGTTACTGTTAACTGCGAGTTAAATTACTGTCCCAGACCCTAAACATCGCGC carries:
- the Osi5 gene encoding uncharacterized protein Osi5; its protein translation is MKFLALTGVIFLLSSSWAKPEGSHGLITLSKILRQYIHTQPDDVRIGDGVHIISTRSENDARAYRDDGTLFGAMESYLDSHELRIRMAELMPGEGFGRAFKTALDEETKENENEARGSGGKGGGGGGGGGGGGIMLMGMMMGKMMAALAIGGVGLLAMKALMVSALALMLSLIIGLKKLVHHEDDGGGHHVIHAGHGHEYHRKKREAAEVAYQGWQHYKTQ